A region from the Curtobacterium sp. MCBA15_012 genome encodes:
- a CDS encoding nitroreductase family protein yields MTATPATLSRSTDSSQPLVPLLEERWSPRSYDETATISDAQFDAVLEAARWAASAMNHQPRRFVAGRRGTETFRKINENLLGFNAAWAFRASALVVGILETTTEDGEARPFAQYDLGQSLAALTVQAHAEGLHVHQMAGIDAEGLRAAFDLPERFLPYTVTAIGTVADPSQLDEKAAERETAPRTRLPLDEVVLVKE; encoded by the coding sequence ATGACCGCGACGCCTGCCACGCTCTCCCGCTCGACCGACTCCAGCCAGCCGCTCGTGCCGCTGCTCGAGGAACGCTGGAGCCCCCGTTCCTACGACGAGACCGCGACCATCTCGGACGCGCAGTTCGACGCGGTGCTCGAGGCCGCACGCTGGGCCGCCTCCGCGATGAACCACCAGCCGCGCCGCTTCGTCGCCGGCCGCCGGGGCACCGAGACCTTCCGCAAGATCAACGAGAACCTGCTCGGCTTCAACGCCGCCTGGGCGTTCCGCGCCAGCGCACTCGTGGTCGGCATCCTCGAGACCACGACCGAGGACGGCGAGGCACGTCCGTTCGCGCAGTACGACCTCGGCCAGTCGCTCGCCGCCCTCACCGTGCAGGCGCACGCCGAGGGCCTGCACGTGCACCAGATGGCCGGCATCGACGCCGAGGGCCTCCGCGCCGCGTTCGACCTGCCCGAGCGGTTCCTGCCGTACACGGTCACGGCGATCGGCACCGTCGCGGACCCGTCGCAGCTCGACGAGAAGGCCGCCGAGCGCGAGACCGCCCCGCGCACGCGCCTGCCCCTCGACGAGGTCGTGCTCGTCAAGGAGTAG
- a CDS encoding AEC family transporter: protein MGGVLTGFAIIGAIIAAGYVVGRTGLLGPHAQFVMSRLAFFVLMPCLLFHTIATAHIETLISPMLWVSLVSAVTVAIVAVVLFRVVLRRSVATTTVGALASGYVNANNIGLPVAVYVLGQATAVVPVILLQLVLLAPLALTVLDAATASGGGWRSRVAGPFRNPIIIASLVGLLCSAFRVELPAPVLEPFSLVGAAAVPVVLLSFGMSLHGAAPLRDPAIRADVLVASGLKLVVMPAVAFVVARFVFGLDDQDVFVLTTLGALPAAQNVFNYAQRYRAAVPVARDVVLLTTVGAVPVLVVVAALLHP from the coding sequence ATGGGTGGCGTCTTGACCGGGTTCGCGATCATCGGCGCGATCATCGCCGCGGGGTACGTCGTGGGGCGCACCGGCCTGCTCGGACCGCACGCGCAGTTCGTGATGAGCCGACTGGCGTTCTTCGTGCTCATGCCGTGCCTGCTCTTCCACACCATCGCGACCGCGCACATCGAGACGCTGATCTCCCCGATGCTGTGGGTGTCGCTCGTGAGCGCCGTGACCGTGGCCATCGTCGCCGTGGTGCTGTTCCGGGTGGTGCTGCGCCGCTCGGTCGCGACGACGACGGTCGGTGCGCTGGCCTCCGGCTACGTGAACGCGAACAACATCGGGCTGCCGGTCGCCGTGTACGTGCTCGGGCAGGCCACGGCCGTGGTGCCGGTGATCCTGCTGCAGCTCGTGCTGCTCGCGCCCCTGGCCCTCACCGTGCTCGACGCCGCCACCGCCTCCGGCGGCGGGTGGCGCAGCCGGGTCGCCGGGCCGTTCCGCAACCCGATCATCATCGCCTCGCTCGTCGGGCTGCTGTGCTCGGCGTTCCGCGTCGAGCTGCCGGCGCCCGTGCTCGAGCCGTTCTCGCTCGTGGGCGCGGCGGCGGTGCCCGTCGTCCTGCTGTCCTTCGGCATGAGCCTGCACGGTGCGGCACCCCTGCGCGACCCCGCGATCCGGGCCGACGTGCTGGTCGCCTCCGGGCTGAAGCTCGTGGTGATGCCCGCGGTGGCCTTCGTGGTCGCCCGGTTCGTGTTCGGGCTCGACGACCAGGACGTGTTCGTGCTCACGACGCTCGGGGCGCTGCCCGCGGCGCAGAACGTGTTCAACTACGCGCAGCGGTACCGGGCGGCGGTCCCGGTGGCGCGGGACGTCGTGCTGCTCACGACGGTCGGGGCGGTGCCGGTGCTCGTCGTCGTCGCGGCGCTGCTGCACCCGTAG
- a CDS encoding exodeoxyribonuclease III gives MRVATWNVNSVRTRVGRIVDWLVREDVDVLGMQEIKCKPEQFPVEAFEAAGYQVEAHGLNQWNGVAFASRLPMEDVTRDFPGQPGFLKGHEGPDLPVEARAIGVTVEDVRLWSLYVPNGRELGDPHYTYKLDWLARLADRTTEWLTADPSLKLALMGDWNVAPFDRDVWDVRVFEGATHVSEPERAAFRAFEERGLQDVVRPIVPEGYTYWDYKSLRFPRNEGMRIDFVMGSEAFADVVTDASIHRDERKGDAPSDHVPVVVDLDLETALDDDRPMIF, from the coding sequence ATGCGCGTCGCGACCTGGAACGTCAACTCCGTCCGCACCCGAGTGGGCAGGATCGTCGACTGGCTGGTCCGCGAGGACGTCGACGTCCTCGGCATGCAGGAGATCAAGTGCAAGCCGGAGCAGTTCCCGGTCGAGGCGTTCGAGGCGGCCGGGTACCAGGTCGAGGCGCACGGCCTGAACCAGTGGAACGGCGTGGCCTTCGCGAGCCGTCTGCCGATGGAGGACGTCACCCGCGACTTCCCCGGCCAGCCCGGCTTCCTCAAGGGCCACGAGGGGCCAGACCTCCCCGTCGAGGCCCGCGCGATCGGTGTCACGGTCGAGGACGTCCGGCTCTGGAGCCTCTACGTGCCGAACGGCCGGGAGCTCGGCGACCCGCACTACACGTACAAGCTCGACTGGCTCGCCCGGCTGGCCGACCGCACGACCGAGTGGCTCACGGCGGACCCGTCGCTGAAGCTCGCGCTGATGGGCGACTGGAACGTCGCTCCGTTCGACCGTGACGTGTGGGACGTGCGCGTGTTCGAGGGCGCCACGCACGTGAGCGAGCCGGAGCGTGCCGCGTTCCGTGCCTTCGAGGAGCGCGGCCTGCAGGACGTCGTCCGGCCCATCGTGCCCGAGGGCTACACGTACTGGGACTACAAGTCCCTGCGCTTCCCCCGCAACGAGGGCATGCGCATCGACTTCGTGATGGGGTCGGAGGCGTTCGCCGACGTCGTGACGGACGCGTCGATCCACCGCGACGAGCGCAAGGGCGACGCCCCGAGCGACCACGTGCCGGTGGTCGTGGACCTCGACCTCGAGACCGCGCTCGACGACGACCGCCCGATGATCTTCTGA
- a CDS encoding M23 family metallopeptidase, whose product MTRPTSHRSPRSTVRIRLAATALALTGLFASVVLDAPNASAATYPSWADVLAARGQESQKQEQITQIQGILSGLESEVAAAEAEAERLGDDFYDAQSKAQEAAAKEQKLRADADEHTKTAEQSAAQAGQFAAQMARHGGADVTASVLAEGESTRDLLYDLGALSKLSEQADRVEAAATADAAVARSLTAQADRASAALDELAAEAERRMQAAQAAADRVQTAYTEQQDNKARLDAQLATLVSGRVRTEEEFAKGEAERKAAAEQAAREAAAARQRVLEQQAAAAANRPGGGGGAPAPSTGGGGGAVGSGSGNGWVRPAGGYVISPYGYRVHPITGNVTKHDGLDLTSGCSTAIVAASAGTVDYVGRYGGYGNYVRINHGGGLQTAYGHIVDGGFRVAKGQQVSAGQLIALVGSTGNSTGCHLHYEVHIGGATTDPAPFMAARGVRF is encoded by the coding sequence GTGACTCGTCCCACAAGCCACCGCTCCCCGCGTTCCACCGTGCGCATCCGTCTCGCCGCCACCGCCCTGGCCCTGACCGGTCTGTTCGCGTCGGTGGTGCTGGACGCGCCGAACGCCAGCGCCGCGACGTACCCCTCGTGGGCCGACGTCCTCGCGGCCCGCGGCCAGGAGAGCCAGAAGCAGGAGCAGATCACCCAGATCCAGGGGATCCTGTCCGGCCTCGAGTCCGAGGTCGCCGCGGCCGAGGCCGAGGCCGAGCGCCTCGGTGACGACTTCTACGACGCCCAGAGCAAGGCGCAGGAAGCCGCCGCCAAGGAACAGAAGCTCCGCGCCGACGCCGACGAGCACACGAAGACCGCCGAGCAGAGCGCTGCCCAGGCCGGCCAGTTCGCCGCGCAGATGGCACGCCACGGCGGTGCCGACGTCACGGCGTCGGTCCTGGCCGAGGGCGAGAGCACCCGCGACCTGCTGTACGACCTCGGCGCGCTGAGCAAGCTCTCCGAGCAGGCCGACCGGGTCGAGGCAGCGGCCACCGCCGACGCAGCGGTCGCCCGTTCCCTGACGGCCCAGGCCGACCGTGCCTCCGCGGCACTCGACGAGCTCGCGGCCGAGGCCGAACGGCGCATGCAGGCTGCCCAGGCCGCGGCGGACCGGGTGCAGACCGCCTACACCGAGCAGCAGGACAACAAGGCCCGGCTCGACGCGCAGCTCGCGACGCTGGTCTCCGGCCGGGTGCGGACCGAAGAGGAGTTCGCCAAGGGCGAGGCCGAGCGCAAGGCGGCCGCCGAGCAGGCGGCGCGCGAAGCCGCGGCGGCACGACAGCGCGTGCTCGAGCAGCAGGCAGCGGCGGCCGCGAACCGCCCCGGCGGTGGGGGCGGCGCCCCGGCTCCGTCCACCGGCGGTGGCGGCGGTGCCGTGGGCTCCGGGTCCGGCAACGGCTGGGTCCGCCCGGCCGGCGGCTACGTCATCAGCCCGTACGGCTACCGGGTGCACCCGATCACCGGCAACGTCACGAAGCACGACGGCCTCGACCTGACGAGCGGCTGCTCGACGGCGATCGTCGCGGCGTCGGCCGGCACGGTCGACTACGTCGGTCGGTACGGCGGGTACGGCAACTACGTCCGCATCAACCACGGTGGCGGCCTCCAGACCGCCTACGGGCACATCGTCGACGGCGGGTTCCGCGTCGCGAAGGGCCAGCAGGTCTCGGCCGGGCAGCTCATCGCCCTCGTCGGCTCGACGGGCAACTCCACGGGGTGCCACCTGCACTACGAGGTCCACATCGGCGGCGCCACGACCGACCCGGCGCCGTTCATGGCGGCACGGGGCGTCCGCTTCTAG
- the pyrE gene encoding orotate phosphoribosyltransferase, translated as MTDAREQLIQHISDDAVFHGDFTLTSGKQASYYIDLRKVSLDHRVAPLIGQVMTDLLQQVPDVDAVGGLTMGADPIASAVLHQAAARGLSYDAFVVRKEPKDHGRGRQVEGPDVRGKRVVVLEDTSTTGGSPLKAAEALEREGAVIAAVAVVVDRDTGAKERIEAAGYPYFAAIGLADLGLSA; from the coding sequence GTGACCGACGCGCGCGAACAGCTGATCCAGCACATCTCGGACGATGCCGTGTTCCACGGCGACTTCACGCTGACCAGCGGGAAGCAGGCCTCGTACTACATCGACCTCCGCAAGGTGAGCCTCGACCACCGCGTCGCACCGCTCATCGGCCAGGTCATGACGGACCTGCTGCAGCAGGTCCCCGACGTCGACGCGGTCGGTGGGCTCACCATGGGCGCCGACCCGATCGCGAGCGCGGTGCTGCACCAGGCCGCCGCCCGCGGACTGTCCTACGACGCGTTCGTCGTCCGCAAGGAGCCGAAGGACCACGGTCGCGGCCGCCAGGTCGAGGGCCCGGACGTGCGCGGCAAGCGCGTCGTCGTGCTCGAGGACACCTCGACCACCGGTGGGTCGCCGCTCAAGGCCGCCGAGGCGCTCGAGCGCGAGGGCGCGGTCATCGCCGCGGTCGCGGTCGTCGTCGACCGGGACACCGGGGCGAAGGAGCGGATCGAGGCTGCGGGGTACCCGTACTTCGCGGCGATCGGGTTGGCCGACCTGGGGCTGAGCGCGTGA